The segment ACGCCTTTCCCGACCATGCCGGAGGTCACCTCGACGCCCGGCCGCATTAACGCGCCCGAGATCGCCACGCCTGTGGCCGTGAACTTGCAGGTGGACGAGCGTGCGCTTAGCGCTGAGGACGCCCCGCTGTTGCCACAGGCGCCGGGCACAGTCAACATTTTGCTGCTCGGCAGCGATGCTTCGGCCGATAGCCACTATGCGCGCACCGACACCATCGTCGTCGCCAGCATTGACCCGCGCCATCCTTCGGTCAGCCTGCTCTCGTTCCCGCGCGACCTTCAAGTGCGTATGCCAGACGGCGTGCAGGATCGCATCAACACGGTCATGCAGCGCGGCTACCTCAGCAACTATCCCGGCGGCGGGCCGGCCTATCTCGCCCTGGTCCTGCGCAAGAACTTCGGCATCCAGATCAACCACTTCGTGCGCGTGGATTTCGCCGGGCTGATCAAAGCCGTGGATGTGCTGGGCGGCATAGAGGTCCTGGTCGAGTGCGAGCTGCACGACACCTTCCCCGACAAAGACTCGCCGCTCGGCAAAGCCGATCTTGACCTCTATCCGGGCAAGGTGACCTTGAACGGCAAGCAGGCGCTATGGTATGCCCGCTCGCGTTGGAGCACCACCGATTTCGACCGCGCGCGACGCCAGCAAAAGGTGCTGCGCGCGCTGTTCCGCAAGGCGCGCGATAGCAATCTGCTACAGAACGCGCTCGGGCTCTACAGCGAGCTTCGCAACAGCATCGAGACCGACCTCGGCCCATCCGACCTTGTTCCTTTGGTAGACATCGCTCGGCGGCTCAGCAACGACGACATCAAGAGTCGCGTGATCACCTGGCCCATCGTGCGCTCCTATCAGCGCGCGGATGGCGCCGCGGTGTTGATTCCAACCGACAAGACCATCCCGTTCATCGCCGAGGCGTTGGCGCCGCCGGCCGGCAATCAGGCGCAAATCCGACCTGCGGTGGAGATCTACAACGGCTCTTCGCGGCCGGACATGGAGCTGGTGGCCGCAGAACGGCTGGCATGGGAAGGCTTTCAAGTGGTTGCCCTGGGACAGGTTGAGGGGGATCGCTTCCCGCAGACACAGATTGTGGATTACAGCACGACGCGCAAGGGGTCGCCGATTGCCCGGCTGCAAGACATCTTCCGCGTGCAGCCGCGCAACGTGATCGGCCAGCCGGATCCTAGCAGCCCATCGGCAGCGCGCGTCATCCTGGGCGAGGATTACGACTCCTGTCCGAACACGGCCGACATCGCCGGCGACGTGAAGCTAGAAGCGACCGGCGAACAAATTCGCGTGACGCCTGCGCCGTGAGCATCGCGCGGCGCGCGCCGATCAGGGCATCGGCGTGACGGTCGGCTGCGAATTCGGCGTAGGAGAATCCGTTGGCAGAGGGATGAGCGTCGGTATAGGCGTGTCTGTAGGCAGAGGGGTATCGGTCGGCGGCGCAAGCGTGGGCGTGGGCGTGGCCGTGGGAGTGTGAGTCGGCGTAGCGGTGGGCGTTTCAGTCGGCGTGGCGGTGGGCGTTTCGGTCGGCAGCGGCGTGTGAGTTGGTGTAGGCAAGACGCGCGTCGGCGACGGCAAACTGATCGGCGTGATCGTTGGCGGGGCGAACGGGGTGGGCAAGTCGGCCAACGTGGGCGTGGCCGGGCGCGTCTCGGCAAGCGGCCGAGCCGGCGATGCAGTTGGCGCGGCGAGCAAATCCTGATCCGGCCGCTGCAGAATGACCAGCGCGGCAAAGCCAAGCAAATAGCACGGGATGGTCAGGAGAATCATGCCGATGAGCACACTGTAAGCAACGCGATTTCGGCGCGGCGCGTTGTCGGGGACATCCTGCATGCCGTTCACATTGTAGTATCATCGCGCGATGACGTTATTGTAGATTGACGATGTTTCAACCAGTTGCGACCCAGACTGACTTCCCGGCTCAAGAACGCGACGTGCTCGCGTTTTGGGCGCGCACCCGGGCCTTCGACCGCCTGCGCGAGTTGCGCGCCGACGCCGACAAACGCTTCTCGTTCATAGACGGCCCGATCACCGCCAACAACCCCATGGGCGTGCATCACGCGTGGGGCCGCACCTACAAGGACTTGTGGCAGCGCTACTTTGCCATGAAGGGCTACAACCAGCGCTGGCAAAATGGCTTCGACTGCCAAGGGCTGTGGGTCGAGGTCAACGTCGAGAAAGACATGGGCTTCAAGTCGAAGCGGGACATTGAGGCTTTCGGCATGGAGCGCTTCATCGGCCTGTGCAAGCAGCGCGTGCTGAACAGCGCTGCCATGCAGACCGAGCAATCCATCCGGCTAGGCTACTGGATGGACTGGAACGACCCGGAAGAGCTGCGCTGGCTCGCCCAGAAGATCGTCGAAGACCCACAACAAGTCATCACCCTCGAGCGCAACGGACAACCGATCACCGGCACCGTCGAGCAAATCGTCGGCCGTCTTGGCCTGCCGGAATTGGGCGGCTCGTACTTCACCTTCAGCGACGAGAACAACTATCAGATTTGGAGCTTCCTGAAGAAGTGCCACGAAAGGGGCTGGATTTATCGCGGCGAAGATGTGATCCCTTGGTGCCCACGTTGTGCGACCGGCATCAGCCAGCACGAGATTGACACCGAAGGCTACAGGGATCGCGAGGATCCCGCCATGACCGTGCGCATGAAGCTCAAGTCGTTCGACGTAAACCAGGCGACCTGGGTTAGCCCGCAGGCGCGCGCCAAGTTCGACCACGCGTCGGGCAAGTTCCTTCTGGCCTGGACCACAACGCCCTGGACGCTGCCGGCCAACATCATGGCCTCGGTCGGCCCCAAGCTGACCTACGCCATCGTCCGGCAATTGCACAAAGACGGCGAACTGGCCGTGTACTTCCTCAGCAAGAAGACGCTGCACATCCTGCGCGGCGAATACGAGGTGCTGGGGGAGATTCAGGGCGAACACATGGCCGGCTGGACATACGAAGGGCTATTCGATGATTTGCCGGCGTTCGTTGACGCGCACAAGCGCTGGCAGGATAAGCACGACGGCCGCCCCTTCGCGCACGTCGTCATCACCTGGGACGGCGTGGGCGAGGACGAAGGCACCGGCATCGTGCACAATGCGCCCGGCGCCGGCCCGGAGGACTACCAACTCGGCAAGCAGCACAGTATGCCGAAGATCGCCCCGCTGAACGAGGACGGCCGCTTCGTGGACGGCTTCGGCGAACTGACCGGCAAGCACGCCCACGATGTGCCCGACCTGATCGAAGCGCTGCTCAAGGCCAAAGGCTACTTCTATCGGCGCGACAAGTACGTGCACCGCTACGCCCACTGTTGGCGCTGCGGCACGCCGCTGGTCTATCGCATGGTAGACGAGTGGTACATCAGCATGGACGAGCTGCGCCACGAAATGATGGCCGTGTCGGAGCAGATTCGTTGGATTCCCTCGTTCGGCAAAGAGCGCGAACTGGACTGGTTGCGCAACATGCACGACTGGATGATCAGCAAGAAGCGCTACTGGGGGCTCGCGCTGCCGATCTGGGAATACCCCGACGGCACATTTGAGGTCATCGGCAGCTATGAAGAGCTGAAGGCCCGCGCCGTCGAGGGCTGGGAGCAATTCGACGGCCACACACCGCATCGGCCGCACATTGACAAGGTCAAGATCAAGCACCCCGTCACCGGTCTCATCGGCACACGTGTGCCCGACGTGGGAAATCCGTGGCTGGACGCCGGCATCGTCGCCTACTCCACCCTGCGCTATCGCACCGACCGAGCGTACTGGCAGCGATGGTTCCCGGCCGACTTCATCACCGAGAGCTTCCCCGGTCAGTTCCGCAACTGGTTCTACTCGTTGATCGCGATGAGCACTGTGCTGGAAGGGCGCATGCCCACGCGCACCATCCTCGGCTACGCGACGTTGCTCGACGAAAAGGGCGAGCCAATGCACAAGAGCAAAGGCAATGCCATCGAGTTCAACGAGGCTGCGGATAAGGCCGGCGCCGACGTGATGCGTTGGCTGTATGCGCGCCAGCGCTACGACGACAACCTGCTGTTCGGCTACAACGCGCTCAACGAGGTCCGTCGCCAAGTCATCATCCCGCTGTGGAACGTCTACGCTTTCTTCGTCACCTACGCCAACGCCGACGGATGGTCGCCCAAGTCGCCGGAGGCGCAGGAACAGCCGACGACGCCCAGCGCCCTGGATCAGTGGGTGCTGGCTCGGTTGGCCGAGACGACGAACGTGGTCAACGCCGCGCTCGACGCCTACGACGCACGGCCGGC is part of the Candidatus Roseilinea sp. genome and harbors:
- the ileS gene encoding isoleucine--tRNA ligase yields the protein MFQPVATQTDFPAQERDVLAFWARTRAFDRLRELRADADKRFSFIDGPITANNPMGVHHAWGRTYKDLWQRYFAMKGYNQRWQNGFDCQGLWVEVNVEKDMGFKSKRDIEAFGMERFIGLCKQRVLNSAAMQTEQSIRLGYWMDWNDPEELRWLAQKIVEDPQQVITLERNGQPITGTVEQIVGRLGLPELGGSYFTFSDENNYQIWSFLKKCHERGWIYRGEDVIPWCPRCATGISQHEIDTEGYRDREDPAMTVRMKLKSFDVNQATWVSPQARAKFDHASGKFLLAWTTTPWTLPANIMASVGPKLTYAIVRQLHKDGELAVYFLSKKTLHILRGEYEVLGEIQGEHMAGWTYEGLFDDLPAFVDAHKRWQDKHDGRPFAHVVITWDGVGEDEGTGIVHNAPGAGPEDYQLGKQHSMPKIAPLNEDGRFVDGFGELTGKHAHDVPDLIEALLKAKGYFYRRDKYVHRYAHCWRCGTPLVYRMVDEWYISMDELRHEMMAVSEQIRWIPSFGKERELDWLRNMHDWMISKKRYWGLALPIWEYPDGTFEVIGSYEELKARAVEGWEQFDGHTPHRPHIDKVKIKHPVTGLIGTRVPDVGNPWLDAGIVAYSTLRYRTDRAYWQRWFPADFITESFPGQFRNWFYSLIAMSTVLEGRMPTRTILGYATLLDEKGEPMHKSKGNAIEFNEAADKAGADVMRWLYARQRYDDNLLFGYNALNEVRRQVIIPLWNVYAFFVTYANADGWSPKSPEAQEQPTTPSALDQWVLARLAETTNVVNAALDAYDARPAVLAIEKFVDDLSNWYVRRSRERFWGSQMTADKEAAYATLYEVLTTLARLIAPIVPFISEAIWQNLRNADFRIQNPEDNRRLRDSQRAFSVHHQPYPQPRELTEEERTLLRQVALARTVVALGHSTRAQSKVKLRQPLRKAMIVADDEVRRAILAHYDVIADELNVKALEFVEREVELVSYRVLPDLKKLGKKLGADLLKVRAGLSQLDPSSVVAAVQAGQPVAVNGVSLQPDEIIVQAIPREGLIVAGENGIVVGLDTTLDEALIAEGLAREVVRRVNDLRKAAGLNVSDRIHLAYNASDRLRRAIAHFADYIAGETLSVALSEGQLADGISASDAFDGEQLTISIKKASDV